One Methylocaldum marinum DNA window includes the following coding sequences:
- a CDS encoding outer membrane protein assembly factor BamD, with product MSSLFTLFRPAHYILWLLAFAVILFGCSTDGRKDRDEYADWTAEQFYTEAKKALTEKRYEKAVKLYEKLEVRYPFGKYATQAQLDIAYARYKNDEPDSALADTERFIKLNPTHPNVDYAYYLRGLVNYNRGISFIDRFLPTDSSQRDPGSARDAYRDFDELITKFPNSRYVDDARQRMVSLRNNLAMYEVHVADFYMRRGAYLAAARRCAEILRNYQRTPAVPLALQVMEQAYRKLEMKELADDAARVYAFNYAQGVPGQAKDLVYEPSVMERLWNFIGLDK from the coding sequence ATGTCGTCTCTTTTCACTCTTTTTCGGCCCGCGCACTACATTCTTTGGCTCCTGGCCTTTGCCGTAATCCTATTCGGCTGTTCTACCGACGGTCGTAAAGACAGGGATGAATATGCCGATTGGACCGCGGAGCAGTTTTACACCGAGGCGAAAAAAGCGCTGACGGAAAAACGATATGAAAAGGCGGTCAAATTATACGAGAAGCTGGAAGTTCGTTACCCGTTCGGCAAATATGCGACCCAGGCACAACTGGACATAGCGTACGCGCGCTACAAAAACGACGAACCCGATTCAGCTCTCGCCGACACCGAGCGGTTCATCAAGCTCAACCCGACTCACCCCAACGTCGATTACGCCTATTACCTCAGAGGATTGGTGAATTATAACCGAGGCATAAGCTTTATCGATCGTTTTCTGCCGACGGACTCATCCCAACGTGACCCCGGGTCGGCTCGCGACGCTTACAGAGATTTCGATGAACTGATCACCAAGTTTCCCAACAGCCGCTATGTTGACGATGCCAGGCAGCGCATGGTGTCGTTAAGAAACAATCTGGCCATGTACGAGGTTCACGTCGCGGACTTTTACATGCGGCGGGGAGCCTATCTCGCGGCGGCCAGGCGTTGTGCGGAAATCCTTCGAAACTATCAGCGCACCCCGGCCGTACCGCTGGCTTTGCAGGTCATGGAACAAGCGTACCGCAAACTGGAAATGAAAGAATTGGCGGACGATGCGGCGCGGGTTTACGCATTCAATTATGCCCAAGGCGTTCCAGGCCAGGCCAAGGATCTGGTCTACGAGCCGTCTGTCATGGAGCGCTTGTGGAATTTCATCGGTTTGGACAAATAG
- the pstC gene encoding phosphate ABC transporter permease subunit PstC, translated as MQKSTLLFLLVLLSAAAYFIGRRRSLQVAGGTVRSLHSLPNYYGYFAALWCGIPALLVLFLWTAFENSIVIQLVVSALPEELSSVSPDRLGLLINDIRNVASGVVASETDPAIEAAANHYLELKEMSNRLLSLLAISVAITGAAYARQRISKEHRARNHVEKSVTIFLIACSTIAIFTTIGILLSVLFESIRFFQEVPITEFLFGLDWSPQMAIREDQVGSSGAFGAVPLFVGTLLISLIAMFVAVPIGLLSAIYLSEYAGSRFRATAKPLLEILAGIPTVVYGFFAALVVAPFVRDLGGRLGLDVSSESALAAGLVMGIMIIPFVSSLSDDFINAVPQSLRDGAYALGATQSETIRQVIIPAALPGIVGGILLAVSRAIGETMIVVMAAGLTANLTANPLAAVTTVTTQIVTLLVGDQEFDSPKTLAAFALGLVLFLATLALNIVALHVVRKYREQYE; from the coding sequence ATGCAGAAATCCACGCTTCTGTTCCTGCTGGTACTGCTGAGTGCCGCTGCCTACTTCATCGGCCGCCGGCGATCTTTACAAGTCGCCGGTGGAACGGTCAGAAGTCTTCATTCATTACCGAATTATTACGGCTATTTTGCCGCGCTGTGGTGTGGCATTCCGGCATTATTAGTCCTATTTCTGTGGACCGCCTTCGAAAACTCCATCGTAATCCAGCTTGTTGTTTCGGCACTTCCGGAAGAACTCAGCTCAGTGTCGCCTGATCGGCTCGGTTTGTTGATTAACGACATTCGAAATGTGGCGAGCGGCGTCGTTGCATCGGAAACCGACCCCGCTATCGAAGCGGCGGCGAATCACTATCTCGAGCTCAAGGAGATGAGCAACCGTTTGCTAAGCCTGCTGGCTATTTCCGTGGCTATCACCGGTGCGGCGTACGCCCGCCAGAGAATCAGCAAAGAGCACCGGGCCCGGAATCATGTGGAAAAATCAGTAACGATCTTCTTGATCGCTTGTTCGACGATTGCGATTTTCACGACGATTGGCATCCTCTTGTCGGTTCTTTTCGAGTCGATTCGTTTTTTTCAGGAAGTACCCATTACCGAGTTCCTTTTCGGCTTGGACTGGAGTCCGCAGATGGCGATCCGGGAAGATCAAGTCGGCTCCTCCGGGGCTTTCGGCGCCGTGCCGCTGTTCGTCGGCACGCTTCTGATTTCCCTGATTGCAATGTTCGTGGCGGTTCCAATCGGTTTGCTGTCCGCTATTTATTTATCGGAGTATGCGGGTTCCAGGTTTCGCGCCACGGCCAAGCCTCTTCTGGAAATTCTGGCCGGAATACCTACGGTTGTTTACGGTTTCTTCGCAGCGTTGGTGGTGGCTCCGTTCGTTCGCGACCTGGGTGGGCGTCTGGGCCTCGACGTTTCCTCCGAAAGCGCACTGGCCGCGGGACTGGTCATGGGAATCATGATTATTCCTTTCGTGTCATCACTTTCCGACGACTTTATCAATGCCGTGCCTCAATCGCTTAGGGACGGCGCGTACGCGCTGGGAGCGACCCAATCCGAAACGATACGACAAGTCATCATACCGGCGGCCTTGCCCGGCATCGTGGGAGGGATTTTGTTGGCAGTGTCTCGCGCGATTGGGGAAACCATGATCGTGGTTATGGCGGCGGGATTGACGGCGAATCTCACGGCCAATCCACTTGCGGCCGTCACCACCGTCACGACCCAGATCGTAACCCTATTGGTGGGCGATCAGGAGTTCGATAGTCCAAAAACCTTGGCGGCTTTCGCGCTCGGCTTGGTGCTTTTCTTGGCTACCTTGGCTTTGAATATCGTGGCACTGCACGTTGTGCGAAAATATCGAGAACAGTATGAATGA
- the pstB gene encoding phosphate ABC transporter ATP-binding protein PstB: MRGRERTSEVSYNRDYSHTVGDITSREARIVCRNVNVYYGDKHAIQDVGLDIGRNEVIALIGPSGCGKSTFIRCLNRMNDTIPGCRVTGEIVLDGQNIYDGSLDVVPLRAQVGMVFQKPNPFPKSIFENVAYGPRIHGLVSTKAELEEVVERSLGRAGLWDEVKDYLHQPGTSLSGGQQQRLCIARAIAVNPEVILMDEPCSALDPIATAKIEQLIDELRSHYTIAIVTHSMQQAARVSQRTAYFHLGRLIEVGETAQIFTNPRHQLTEDYITGRFG, encoded by the coding sequence ATGAGAGGCCGTGAAAGAACCTCGGAAGTTTCCTACAACCGGGACTATTCGCATACGGTCGGTGATATTACCTCACGCGAGGCACGCATCGTATGCCGCAACGTCAACGTTTACTACGGCGATAAACATGCTATTCAAGATGTCGGTCTCGACATAGGCCGCAACGAGGTTATTGCGCTCATCGGCCCTTCCGGGTGCGGCAAGTCGACCTTCATCCGATGTCTTAACCGGATGAACGACACGATACCCGGATGCCGGGTTACCGGTGAGATCGTATTGGATGGTCAGAATATCTACGATGGTTCTCTCGATGTCGTGCCGTTACGTGCCCAGGTAGGTATGGTATTTCAGAAGCCGAATCCTTTTCCGAAGTCGATCTTCGAAAACGTGGCTTACGGACCGCGTATTCATGGTCTGGTTTCCACGAAAGCGGAACTCGAAGAAGTGGTGGAGAGATCCCTGGGGCGCGCGGGTCTTTGGGACGAGGTCAAGGATTATTTGCATCAGCCCGGGACCAGCTTGTCGGGTGGGCAGCAGCAAAGACTTTGTATCGCGAGGGCGATTGCGGTTAATCCGGAGGTGATCTTGATGGACGAGCCGTGCTCTGCGCTGGACCCCATCGCTACCGCCAAGATCGAACAACTGATCGACGAGCTGCGCTCGCACTATACGATCGCTATCGTCACTCACTCCATGCAGCAGGCGGCGCGCGTGTCGCAGCGGACGGCCTATTTTCACCTCGGCCGGCTGATCGAAGTCGGCGAAACGGCGCAAATTTTCACGAACCCTCGCCATCAATTGACAGAGGATTACATTACCGGACGTTTCGGTTGA
- a CDS encoding RNA recognition motif domain-containing protein: MNIYVGNLSYQISSEELRQAFERFGEVTSANVVMDKLTGRSKGFGFVEMSDRACAEEAIKQLDGADLKGRNIRVNEARPRSESQSSFPPRRARHV, encoded by the coding sequence ATGAATATCTATGTCGGCAATTTGTCTTATCAAATTTCCAGCGAGGAATTGCGCCAAGCTTTCGAGCGCTTCGGAGAAGTTACCAGCGCAAATGTAGTGATGGATAAGCTTACGGGTCGCTCCAAGGGCTTCGGTTTTGTAGAAATGTCGGATCGAGCTTGTGCCGAAGAGGCCATCAAGCAGCTAGACGGTGCCGATCTCAAGGGGCGTAACATCCGGGTAAACGAGGCGCGCCCTCGCTCGGAAAGCCAGTCGAGTTTTCCGCCGCGGCGCGCCCGTCACGTTTGA
- the phoU gene encoding phosphate signaling complex protein PhoU — protein sequence MTIQGEGHIVKSFDGDMNQLHYRIVEMGGLALSQLKDALKAIKNKDLALAGKIGQRENELDLLEVETDAAIVELIARRCPVGGDLRMIMAVSKGVTDLERIGDEAVRVANIARHIYGTDTSDPNDHLLRDVHVMGEMAVNALERALEACDRSDEEAARDIIAGQRAFEDEFEASLRRLMTYIMEDSRNIGFAISMVLAVKALERVGAHAQNLAEYVIFQVRGKDVRHQAPV from the coding sequence GTGACAATCCAAGGCGAAGGCCATATCGTCAAGAGCTTTGACGGTGATATGAACCAACTTCATTATCGTATCGTCGAAATGGGCGGGCTGGCTCTGTCTCAGCTCAAGGATGCCTTAAAGGCGATCAAGAATAAGGACTTGGCGTTGGCCGGAAAGATCGGTCAGCGTGAAAACGAGCTAGACCTTCTCGAAGTCGAGACCGACGCGGCTATTGTGGAGCTGATTGCGCGCCGTTGCCCCGTCGGTGGGGATCTTAGGATGATCATGGCGGTTTCGAAGGGGGTTACCGATTTGGAACGCATCGGTGATGAAGCCGTAAGAGTTGCCAACATCGCCCGGCATATCTACGGAACCGATACCAGCGATCCTAACGATCATCTGTTACGGGACGTACACGTTATGGGAGAGATGGCGGTCAATGCTTTGGAAAGGGCTTTGGAGGCATGTGACCGGTCCGATGAAGAGGCGGCTCGCGACATCATTGCCGGCCAGCGCGCATTCGAAGACGAGTTCGAAGCGAGTTTGAGGCGATTGATGACCTATATCATGGAGGATTCCCGGAATATCGGTTTTGCGATCAGTATGGTGCTGGCTGTCAAAGCGTTGGAGCGTGTTGGTGCCCACGCTCAGAATCTTGCCGAGTACGTCATTTTTCAGGTCAGAGGCAAGGACGTCAGGCACCAGGCTCCGGTGTAA
- the pstA gene encoding phosphate ABC transporter permease PstA: MNEISDVSGQYSRRTIDIVHASLVKRRRAEKRFQLYGLVSIVLGLCFLVILFGSIISKGYTAFQQTFIGLDIYFDPQLIDPEGRRDPNTLMEGNYDRLLKNAMSSLFPDVKERRAKRSLYGLVSVGASFDLRAQVLARPDLVGSTGRVWVLADDDVDMFVKGQLERTGVEADRRIKDNQIAWIDKLEAESRIKKSLNTAFFASGDSREPELAGIWGAVMGSLFTLLVTLGLSLPIGMAAAIYLEEFAPRNRWTDFIEVNINNLAAVPSIVFGLLGLAVFINFFGLPRSSPLVGGLVLTLMTLPVIIIAGRSALKAVPPSVREAALGVGASPMQTVFHHVLPLAVPGMMTGAIIGMARALGESAPLLMIGMVAFIVDVPGSIMEPSTVLPVQIFLWADSPERGFVERTSAAIMVLLLFLIFMNGLAVYIRRRFERRW; encoded by the coding sequence ATGAATGAGATCTCCGACGTCTCGGGCCAATATTCCCGTCGGACGATAGACATCGTCCATGCCAGTTTAGTGAAGCGGCGACGGGCCGAGAAACGCTTCCAACTTTATGGGCTTGTATCTATCGTTCTCGGTTTGTGCTTTTTGGTCATTCTGTTCGGAAGCATCATTTCCAAGGGGTATACGGCTTTTCAACAGACGTTCATAGGACTGGACATCTATTTCGACCCTCAATTGATCGATCCCGAGGGCAGGCGTGACCCAAACACGCTTATGGAAGGGAATTATGACCGACTTTTGAAAAACGCCATGAGCTCGCTCTTCCCGGATGTAAAAGAGCGCCGGGCAAAGAGGTCGCTTTACGGCCTCGTCAGCGTAGGTGCTTCATTTGATCTTCGTGCTCAGGTTCTCGCCAGGCCGGATCTTGTCGGCAGCACCGGGCGGGTGTGGGTTCTCGCTGACGACGATGTCGATATGTTCGTCAAAGGGCAGCTGGAGCGGACCGGGGTCGAGGCTGATCGGCGCATCAAAGATAATCAGATCGCTTGGATCGACAAGCTCGAGGCGGAAAGTCGAATCAAAAAATCGTTAAACACAGCCTTTTTTGCGTCCGGCGACTCGCGTGAACCGGAATTGGCAGGGATATGGGGCGCCGTCATGGGCTCGTTGTTTACGCTTCTGGTAACCCTCGGTCTCTCGCTGCCGATTGGCATGGCCGCCGCGATTTACTTGGAGGAATTCGCGCCGCGCAATCGCTGGACCGATTTCATCGAAGTCAATATCAATAACCTGGCTGCGGTTCCATCGATCGTATTTGGTTTGCTGGGACTCGCGGTATTCATCAATTTCTTCGGATTGCCGCGATCCTCACCGTTGGTCGGTGGTCTGGTACTCACCTTGATGACCCTCCCCGTTATCATCATTGCCGGACGGTCCGCGTTGAAGGCGGTTCCGCCTTCCGTTCGCGAAGCGGCGCTAGGCGTTGGTGCTTCCCCGATGCAGACGGTGTTTCATCACGTCCTGCCGCTGGCCGTTCCCGGGATGATGACGGGGGCAATCATCGGTATGGCCCGCGCGCTTGGCGAAAGCGCTCCGCTCCTAATGATCGGTATGGTGGCTTTTATTGTCGATGTTCCCGGGAGCATCATGGAACCTTCCACAGTGCTACCGGTGCAGATTTTTCTTTGGGCCGATAGTCCGGAGCGCGGCTTTGTCGAGCGTACCTCGGCCGCGATCATGGTACTGCTGTTGTTTTTGATATTCATGAACGGGTTGGCGGTTTATATCCGCAGGCGCTTCGAACGACGCTGGTAA
- a CDS encoding PstS family phosphate ABC transporter substrate-binding protein, translating to MKIEFFGSRAAIVMALLCGQAYAEVARDYISIVGSSTVYPFATVVAEQFGRGGKFKTPKIESTGTGGGIKLFCSGVGVQYPDIANASRRMKKSELAACQKAGVKEITEVKIGYDGIVLAHAKSAPQMELTRREIFLALAKKVPDPSCQECDKLVDNPYTTWSQINPALPNTKIEVLGPPPTSGTRDAFSELGMEGGCQAFSWIKAWKEKDKGQFKGICHTVREDGAYIEAGENDNLIVQKLTANPNAVGIFGFSFLDQNGDKISAIPIDGVAADYDTISAQEYPISRPIFFYVKKAHVGVIPGIEAYLSEFTSEKAMGQEGYLSDKGLIPLSDTERKEVAQNAKSLKNYSM from the coding sequence GTGAAAATCGAATTTTTCGGGTCGAGGGCGGCAATAGTGATGGCGCTGCTATGTGGTCAGGCTTACGCCGAAGTGGCGCGCGATTACATCAGTATTGTAGGTTCTTCTACCGTTTATCCGTTTGCGACGGTTGTGGCGGAGCAGTTCGGCAGGGGAGGTAAATTCAAGACGCCGAAAATCGAATCCACTGGAACCGGTGGCGGCATCAAGCTCTTTTGCAGTGGAGTGGGAGTTCAGTATCCCGACATTGCCAATGCATCGCGGCGCATGAAAAAGTCTGAGCTCGCCGCTTGCCAAAAGGCTGGCGTGAAGGAAATAACCGAGGTGAAAATCGGCTATGACGGGATCGTGTTGGCCCACGCCAAGTCCGCGCCACAGATGGAATTGACGCGGCGCGAAATCTTCCTGGCGCTCGCCAAGAAGGTGCCGGATCCGTCCTGCCAGGAATGCGACAAGCTGGTTGATAATCCGTACACGACCTGGAGCCAGATCAATCCGGCTTTACCGAATACCAAGATCGAAGTGTTGGGGCCTCCGCCCACTTCCGGTACGCGAGACGCGTTTTCCGAATTGGGAATGGAAGGCGGCTGCCAAGCTTTTAGTTGGATCAAGGCTTGGAAGGAAAAAGACAAAGGGCAGTTCAAAGGAATTTGCCACACAGTCAGAGAGGACGGTGCTTATATCGAGGCGGGAGAAAACGACAACTTGATCGTTCAAAAACTTACCGCCAACCCTAATGCCGTGGGAATTTTCGGATTTAGCTTCCTGGACCAAAATGGCGACAAAATTTCCGCCATTCCTATTGATGGGGTTGCTGCGGATTACGACACGATTTCCGCCCAGGAATATCCAATCTCCCGGCCAATATTCTTTTATGTTAAAAAGGCCCATGTTGGTGTGATTCCGGGAATCGAGGCCTATCTTTCGGAGTTCACGAGCGAAAAGGCCATGGGGCAAGAAGGCTATCTTTCGGATAAGGGTCTGATTCCGTTGTCAGACACGGAGCGCAAGGAGGTCGCGCAGAATGCAAAAAGTTTGAAGAACTACTCGATGTGA
- a CDS encoding carbohydrate kinase family protein, which yields MNFTRTNTSRTIPDSRHVQVLCVGHASYDLVFSVSHHPEADEKISAESLLSCGGGPAANAAVTVARLGCKAAFAGYLGNDLYGQKHLEELQQEQVSTTLIVRGSSPTPLSAVLIKPDGRRALINYKGDTEPLPTNSIDFSAMMPDVILFDGHEPALSEPLCAWAKSRNIPTVLDAGSLHEGTNALMFSVDFLVCSEKFARQWLQADDPERALNLLAERSPAVVITLGERGLIWKQGVESGSFPAFAVNAVDTTGAGDAFHGAFAAELARRRSWLEILRHASAAGALCCTKPGARPGIPDREKLELFLKNQKP from the coding sequence ATGAACTTCACAAGGACGAACACTTCGCGCACCATCCCAGATAGCCGCCATGTTCAGGTATTGTGCGTAGGACACGCCTCATACGACCTGGTTTTTTCCGTATCTCACCACCCTGAAGCAGACGAAAAAATCTCTGCCGAATCCCTGCTTTCCTGCGGCGGCGGCCCCGCGGCCAATGCCGCCGTCACCGTAGCGCGCCTGGGCTGCAAAGCGGCTTTTGCCGGTTACCTTGGAAACGATCTCTACGGACAGAAACATTTAGAGGAATTGCAACAGGAGCAAGTCTCCACGACTCTCATCGTGCGCGGTTCATCGCCGACGCCCTTGTCGGCGGTTCTGATAAAACCGGACGGTAGGCGCGCATTGATCAACTACAAGGGCGACACCGAGCCTCTGCCGACGAATAGCATCGACTTTTCCGCAATGATGCCGGACGTAATCCTGTTCGACGGGCACGAACCAGCATTATCAGAGCCGCTGTGCGCGTGGGCGAAATCCAGGAACATTCCCACCGTCCTCGACGCCGGATCTTTACACGAGGGCACCAACGCACTCATGTTTTCGGTGGATTTTCTGGTGTGCTCGGAAAAATTCGCGCGGCAATGGCTACAAGCTGACGATCCGGAAAGGGCACTGAATCTATTGGCGGAACGTTCGCCCGCCGTCGTCATAACCTTGGGCGAGCGAGGCCTGATCTGGAAGCAGGGCGTGGAGTCGGGAAGCTTTCCGGCATTTGCCGTGAATGCCGTGGACACTACCGGAGCCGGAGATGCATTTCACGGAGCGTTCGCAGCCGAACTCGCAAGGCGCCGCAGTTGGCTGGAAATCTTGCGCCATGCCAGCGCCGCGGGTGCCCTTTGCTGCACGAAACCGGGCGCGAGGCCCGGTATTCCGGACAGGGAAAAGCTCGAACTATTTTTGAAGAACCAGAAACCATGA
- the rluD gene encoding 23S rRNA pseudouridine(1911/1915/1917) synthase RluD: MAGRRLDQVLSELFPDFSRNRLQGWIRSGSARIDGAVLTPKHRLQGGEQVVLHAEVEETTTLEGQDIPLAVVYEDDEILIIDKPAGLVVHPAAGHRDGTLQNALLHHAPILAGIPRCGIVHRLDKDTSGLLMAAKTLSAHKALVEQLQARTVNREYLALVQGAVTAGGTVDEPIGRHRIDRKRFAVRDDGKPAVTHYRVAERFPHHTLIRVKLETGRTHQIRVHMAHVHHPLLGDPVYGGRLRIPAGAGEALVRVIRDFKRQALHAEKLGLIHPATREYIEWQSPLPQDFSELLEVLREQP; encoded by the coding sequence ATGGCTGGCCGTCGTCTTGATCAGGTTCTAAGCGAATTGTTTCCGGATTTTTCCAGAAACCGCCTGCAAGGCTGGATCAGAAGTGGATCTGCCAGGATCGATGGTGCCGTTTTGACCCCCAAGCATCGGCTTCAGGGCGGTGAACAGGTAGTCCTGCACGCCGAAGTCGAGGAGACCACGACCCTCGAGGGGCAGGATATCCCTCTTGCGGTGGTTTACGAGGATGACGAAATCCTGATCATCGACAAGCCCGCGGGCCTGGTCGTGCACCCGGCGGCCGGACACCGCGACGGAACTCTGCAGAACGCGTTGCTGCATCATGCACCGATTTTGGCCGGAATTCCCCGCTGCGGCATCGTCCACAGGCTGGACAAGGACACCAGCGGGCTGCTGATGGCTGCAAAGACCTTATCCGCGCACAAGGCGCTGGTGGAGCAACTTCAGGCTCGGACCGTCAATCGGGAATACCTGGCTCTGGTTCAGGGGGCCGTGACGGCCGGCGGCACGGTGGACGAGCCTATCGGCCGCCACCGCATCGACCGGAAACGTTTCGCGGTCCGTGACGACGGCAAGCCCGCGGTTACTCATTACCGCGTTGCCGAGCGTTTTCCCCATCACACCTTGATCCGGGTCAAACTGGAGACCGGGCGAACCCATCAGATACGCGTTCATATGGCCCATGTCCATCATCCTCTGCTAGGCGATCCGGTTTACGGCGGGCGGCTCAGAATACCGGCCGGTGCAGGCGAGGCTCTGGTCCGGGTGATCCGGGATTTCAAACGACAGGCCCTGCATGCCGAAAAGCTCGGGCTCATTCATCCGGCAACCCGTGAATACATCGAGTGGCAATCGCCGCTTCCCCAAGATTTCTCCGAACTGCTCGAGGTGCTGAGAGAACAGCCATGA